In Candidatus Zixiibacteriota bacterium, the genomic stretch ATTGTAATAAGCGGCGCTCCAGTCATCGGCGACAGCCCGAAAGGCACCGCCCATGATCAGTGCTCGGGCGCCGACTCCGCTGACAGCGTATCCGCTTCCCAGAACCTGACCGGACAATGCCAGAATCAGGAGCAAAACAGTGAATGTTTTTAATTTTCGCATGGTCCTTACCATCTCCAGTTATAATGTAATATTTTCTTCCCCGAAATAGCGTCCATCGCTTACCTAAGTCGTTGCAAAACCCATCTTTTGCAATAAAAAATTAAAATTCAAAACTACATTCAAAGCCCTTCTTTGTCAACACCTTTTTTGGTTCACAGACGGCCTTATTTCTTGCCCCAAGTGGTGTAGACGGATATATTGCCGGAATGTCCAAAATCGGTCTGAAAATAATTTTCAGGCTTTAAAAAATGATTTACGAACCAATTGCGCTTATTTTCATTTAACTGTATTACAATCAGCGCAAAGGTGAGCAAAAGCAACATACAGGATTATAAATGGCGGAAAATAAAATTACTATCCAGGGTGCGCGCCAGCACAACCTCAAAAATATAGATTTAACCATCCCGCGCGACAAGTTCGTTGTCATCACCGGATTATCCGGATCAGGCAAGTCTTCGCTGGCTTTCGACACGATCTATGCCGAAGGCCAGAGACGCTATGTCGAGTCGCTATCGGCCTATGCCCGCCAGTTTCTGGGTATGATGGACAAGCCGGATTGCGATTTCATCGACGGTCTCTCGCCGGCGATCTCGATCGAACAGCGTACCTCCGCAAAAAATCCCCGTTCAACTGTCGGTACGGTGACCGAGATTTACGACTACCTGAGGCTGTTGTTTGCCCGTATAGGAAATCCACATTGCTTTAACTGCGGTAAACCGATCTCTCAGCAGACTTCCTCGCAGATGGTCGATCAGTTGATGCAGTTGCCGGAAAAGAGCCGGCTTCAGATCCTGGCTCCGCTTGTGCGCGGCCGCAAGGGTGAACATAAAGATATCCTCGAAAATGCTCGCAAAGAGGGTTTTGTGCGGATTCGGATCGACGGCGAGGTTTACTCCACCGACGAGATGCCGGATCTTAACAAAAAGCAGAAACACTCGATCGAAATAATCGTCGACCGGCTGGTGATATCCTCGAAAGTCAGGAGGCGTCTGGCTGATTCGACTGAGACGGCTCTGAAGATCGGCGGGGGGGTGATGATAGCCGACCTGGTGGGCGGTGAGGAGATGCTGTTCTCCGAGAACTACGCCTGTATTGACTGCGGTATTTCCTATGAGGAACTGACCCCGCGCATGTTTTCGTTCAACTCGCCTTACGGTGCCTGTCCGGCCTGCGATGGTCTGGGGCACAAGATGGAGATCGACGAGAGCCTGATTGTACCGGACAAATCGCTTTCGATTCACGAGGGCGCGATTGCACCCTGGGGCGCGGATAT encodes the following:
- a CDS encoding excinuclease ABC subunit UvrA; translation: MAENKITIQGARQHNLKNIDLTIPRDKFVVITGLSGSGKSSLAFDTIYAEGQRRYVESLSAYARQFLGMMDKPDCDFIDGLSPAISIEQRTSAKNPRSTVGTVTEIYDYLRLLFARIGNPHCFNCGKPISQQTSSQMVDQLMQLPEKSRLQILAPLVRGRKGEHKDILENARKEGFVRIRIDGEVYSTDEMPDLNKKQKHSIEIIVDRLVISSKVRRRLADSTETALKIGGGVMIADLVGGEEMLFSENYACIDCGISYEELTPRMFSFNSPYGACPACDGLGHKMEIDESLIVPDKSLSIHEGAIAPWGADIANWYRFQVRGVARHYGVKLSTPFEKLPKKVREVILHGSGETEISFAYEHASGRGNARGEYTASFEGVIPNLERRYKQTESSGIRNWIEQFMSVSDCPLCGGARLKRESLAVLTG